DNA sequence from the Patagioenas fasciata isolate bPatFas1 chromosome 19, bPatFas1.hap1, whole genome shotgun sequence genome:
CCCTAGGTATTTGCTGCAACCTGGACAAGTGGGTGTCAGGTTTTTGGGGTGCTCCTGCGTGCTCACGATCCCCcgcagggctgggatggggctgggggtggtgaCAGCTCGTGTCATTCTCCCCCGCACGCCTGAGTCAGGGCGCgggggctgcggctccgctgcctCCAGGTTCCCCCGGCCTGGCGCTTTTTGAGTAAAAACAAAATGAATTCCCTTAGTGAGCAGTGGGGGAAATGTCTGCAGTCATCCAGCCTTATCAAACCTTAATCACTCAAGTCCAAGAAATCACGTGCTTGGACAGAAAAGTAGATGCAGTTCAGTTTCCTTTTGTTTATCTTCTGTGTTGTGAGGTTTTGTGGCTAAATGGAGCTTGTTTTCCTGGAGCTTCACATTTCTATCAAAGTGCCAATATTCAGGGCTCAGGTGAAAAACCCTCAAGCATGGCAGGCCCTGCCTGTTGCTGGCTGTGGTGAGAGCTCTCGGACACCCGCAGGGTCCCCCCCGCTCCCCGTTTCCGTCTCTCCCCACCCCCGGGGCGTCTTCCGCCTGCTCCCTTTGCTGCGGGTTCTCCCAGGGTTTCCTCCGGGCTGCCTGAGCGGCGGGTTAGCCTGGATCTGCCTGGAGGGACAAGTGTACCACATCTAACAACAGCCGACCCCAGCGCCTGACGGCGTCTCCTTGCAGCCCATCATTAGACATCTGAGGTACAGCTGAGCAGAAGTGCCCCGGGCAAGGTCCTACAGCTGGTAAACAGAGGATGTGGAGTGGGACCCGGGCGAGGTGAAAGCGCAGCAATGAGCCTCCGGCTCTTTTTTAAAATAGATGTGCTTATCAAAAAAATGTGGTGgtttcccaaagcctgatgctGGGCATGGATGCTGGAGCATCCGTCTCCATCTCAGCTGCCTGGCTAACGTTGCCCCTTTTCACCCCATCTATCTTCTCATCGCAAGGAGACGGTGAAGAAAAAGCGGGAGAGGATTGTGAGTGAGTTCGGGAAGCTGCATCGGCTGCTGGCTGATGAGGAGAAGCTGCTGCTTcagaagctggaggaggaggagaagcggATTCTGCTGATGATCAATGAAAACCTGGCCAGGCTGGTGGAGCAGAAGTTCTTGCTGGAGGAGCTGATCCTGGAGATAAAGGAGAAGACCCAGCAGCCGGCTGATGGGCTGCTTAAGGTCAGGCTATGCCACCAGCTCCCCTAACTCAGCCCCCAACCCTTTCAGTCTGGGCAGGTGGCcggagctgggctggctggtggGCACGAGGCTTTGGAGCCCCACACCCAAAATGGTTTTTCGCTTCTCCCTCTAGGACATGAAAAGCATCCTGAGCAGGTGGGTACCTGTGCTTGTTCCTCCTACTGTCCTGGCTGCCTCCAGGCTCTAAGATGTTCGTGTCTGCTCCACACCAGCCACCCCGTCCTCACTGCCCAGAGCCTGTTTTGGTCCTTCCTGGGACTGACAAAGGGACCGAGACCAGTGGTGGCTGGAGAAGAGATTCCATCCTCCTCTTCCAGGACCCCAGAgccaaagtctgtccccatctttcttatggcaccttttaagtccggaaagacCACGATAAGGTGTCCCCggagtttctcttctccagctgaacaccccagctctctcagcccgtcctcccagcagagctgttccagcctcggatcattcctgtggctcctctggcccctctccatgCTGGCTTGGCCTTGCTCCCTccttcccagggactggcaccacaGCTCCCACATTGTTTAGCTCTGGTCCCATCAGGGTTGCTGATAAGCCAGCGCTTATCTCTGGTGCTCTTCACAGAGCTCAAGGGAGGGAGTGCACCTGTGCAGCGACAGAAAGGCTTTAACTCCCCGCAGCAGGAGACCGACTGTGCTCTGGGCTCTGGGTACGGCCCATGGGCATCGCTCTCCTTACAGGTGTGAGGAGGTGAAGTTCCAGGCCCCCAAGGCTGTGTCCATGGCCCTGAAGGAAGACTACAGCATCCCCGAGCGCTGCCTGGGCATGAGGGACATGCTGAAGAACTTCAAAGGTAAGGGGGCTGCTCTTGTGCCAGCTCCTGGCCTCTGATCTGGTTTCATGGTGGAGAAACCTTCCTTGTTCTGGTCTTGGATGAGTTGTGAGCTGACCCTGAAGCCCAGGAGGCCACTCAGGAGTTCCAGGCTCTGTGTTACCCTCGAACTCTTGCTTTCAATGTTGACTGCTCCCAAAGCTGTGCCGGGGGCTGCAGAGCCGCCCTTGTTCTGATCCTGCTCTGCAGCCAGATGCCAAACATTTTGCTGTGGTTTGTGGTTACCGTGATTTTCTGTATTGTGAAAAACCAGGGGCACACACAAATAAATATGACACGTAGGAAGATCTGGAAGAGACTGGCAGCCAGGTCGCAGGCACCTGCTTGTGTCCACACCTGCAGACCACTGATCTGTCCCTTCTCTCACTCCAGTGGACGTGACGCTGGACCCTGAGACAGCGCACCCCGAGCTCACCCTGTCTGAGGACCGCAAGAGCGTGCGGCGCGGGAGCAAGAAGCTGCTTCTGTCCCTCTTTGAGAACCCCAGGAGGTTCAGCACCGCTCCGGTGGTGCTGGGAAGTCAGGTCTTCTTCTCGGGCCGCAGATACTGGGAGGTGCAGGTGGGAGACAAGCCCGAGTGGGGCTTGGGGCTGTGCCAGGAGTCCGCCAGCCGGAAAGGCAACGTCCTCTTCTCCCCAAACAACGGCTACTGGGTGCTGCGGCTGCACAACAACGGCAACTACGAGGCCCTCACGTCACCCATCTCCCCTCTGACCCTCAGCGTGAGACCCCGGCGCATTGGGATCTTCCTGGACTATGAGGCAGGAGAAATCTCCTTTTACAATGTGAGCGACCGCTCCCACATTTACACCTTCACCGACAAGTTTTCAGGGAACCTCCGGCCTCTCTTCTTCCTGGGTGCCTTTTTGGGGGGCAGAAATGCAGAGCCCTTGGTGATCTCCTGGgtcagggacacacagggaactGGGTGCATTGTCCTGTGACGGCGGCTGCCCTGGTGGGCAGAGACCTGGGAGCCCAACCAACTCCTCCCATGAGTGGGACAGCATCAGGGAAACAGCTGTGTGCCTTGGTGAGCATCATGGCAGGGTCCCCCTGTGCTCCTGGGGTGACCCACCAAGTGTGACACCACCCCATGCCCTGTCTGTGCAGTGGGAACATGCCATAACCCACTGTGCCACCAGTGGGGACCCCGCTGACCACCGCTGTCCTGCCGCTCACCTCACGGGCTGCTGGAGAAGGGTGGGCACCCAGCCTGCTGCGTAGTGCTGATGTTGGTGTGAATTGTGCTGGAACAAAGCAATAAAGGGTTGGTTTGGGCAGCCTTGTGTGATTAGCAGTGTGGTTTTGTGGTGCGGCCATCCCTGCTCATTAGGCTCAGCTAATCCATAGCATCTCAGGGCAAAGGGTGCTGCTACACCTGGTCCTCTCCAGCACAGAGAGGGTCCTCGAGGGATCCCGTTGTGCTGTCAGCAGGACATCGCAGCAAGCTGGGCACCCGCTGGGCAGGGACTTGGTGGTGGCAGCTGCCTGTGTGGTTGACCACGCTTCCGCCTGGTCGTTCTGGGTGAGGGCAAGGGGACATCTGtagggctgtgggtgctgctgagcTGGTGGCTCCTGGGCTACTCCCTCTTGTTCCCTGAGAGTGAGGTCTGTgtgtagacaaggttcttagggacatgggttagtgacatTGCTGGGTTAactgttggactcgatgattttgaaggtcttttccaactgtgGTCACCTCCAGGCTGGGCAGGTCCAGCCTCTCCACCTCCCCTCACTAGCCCCATGGGTGGCAGATCTCCAAGCGTTGCACACCAGGACGGGTACGCCAGGGCCTGCAAAACCCAGGGAAAGAAAAATTTCCCAGCATTTGCTGGTGTCTCCAAAGGTCACCTTCGGTCTCTCCATCCTCTGGGACATCCTCCCTTCTCCTCAGGCTGTACTGCAGCCCCAGCCTCTTGCCTCAGCAGCTGGCCACCGTGTCGCTGCAGAAAAAGCTCTGAGGTCTTTAGGCTCAGCACTGGCATCAGCCAGTCCTACTCAGCACAACTTCTCTGGGGATGCCCCAAATGGTGCTTTAGGAATCTCCTAGTGGAAAATGATGCTGGACCTGAGGCAGCGGTTCCTCTCACctgagttttgttgtgttttgtggagTCCCACTCTCCTCCCTCCAGCTGCAGGGTCTTTATTTTGGGGGCTGCATGGCAGAGAGGACAGACCAGCCAGAAGAGCCGGGTCCCAGCTTTGCCGTGTCCCAGGAAGGAGAAGATCAATGGATCTTGGTGGGTGCTGCAGATCATTGACCTCCATGGAGATCATGCAGAGGCAGTTTATGGAGCCTGAGAAGATAAGAAAGGAGATGAGGAAAGGACATGAACTTTGAGGTCTTGACAGAGGGCTGGAAGCAGAGGCAGTTGTGGGGGTAAATGGTGAGGACAGCCTTGAAAACCTGTTGTGCAGGGTGACAGCTGGGAACGGACCGGGATAAATGTCACTGAACGGGgcgggaggaggtggtgggatgGAAACTGTCCAGGAGGCAAGAGCAATCTGACCGCAGCAAGGTGACAGACGAGTGGCACTTGCTGCAGCGCCCGAGGCACAAAGAGTGTTTCCAGAAGAGGCGGGAGGAAGTGCAACAGTTCAGAGACCTTGCAAACCGGGGGAAGACATGAATGAGCAGAAAGGATGTGAACTCACCCCGATGCGCCAGCCAAAGCGTTCCTAGAAATCCTGAATCTGCCTCTCCCGGGAAGGAGACTAAAGGTTGAAGGCATGAGATAGCCCTGAATATGCTATAAATTTGTCCCTCTGGTGAACTGTGCACATCACCTGCAACTACGAAACTGCTTGAGGCAGATCCCAGTCAGCCCTGAAATGCCCAGACTGGTTGGCAATGGGCAACGAGAGAAAAGCCAGGAGCACTGGGACCTGCTGACTTAGAGCTAAAGCTGCTCCGAAAGCTGATTGCAAACAAGTTTTCTGTTTAAGTCATGACAAACCAagctcatccctctccccagTGGAAATGCATTTAttgcctggctctgtcctccacACAGATCCTTCCCAGCAAGGACCAGGTCCTGCTAGGAGCATCCACCTCAGCCATGAGGGACGTCTGCCCGGCACAGCGCAGTCTGACCCGAGAACCTGGGTCTTCCCGCAAGCTCTCCTGCCCCAAGCAAGCTGGTGACCCTCACACGGCATCATAAGGTTATTTATTGCCAAAGAGACTGACCTGTATGTACCAAGCTCATCACAGTCACTCCATTTCCACTTGATTTCTTTATGTTGAAGGAAAATGAGCATATACatagctgagggacctggggggttcagctggagaacaggagctgaggggagaccttctgatctctgaactgcctggaaggagcttggagccaggggggtcgggctctgctccccaggaacaagcgccaggagcagaggaaacggcctcaagttgcgccaggggaggttgaggttggatctggggaacaatttcttccccaaagggctgtggggcattggaacaggctgcccagggcagtgctggagtcaccatccctggagggttggacagacggacatgaggttctcaggacatggggcagtgccaggggtgggttatggttggactcgatgatcttgaggggcttttccaaccaaaacaaatctatgattctatacatTTTGCAGGGACATTTTGGGTTGAGACAGTCTCTTGCAGTGGTGGGTCCCAGGACTGATCTGCTCAAGGTTTCACTGATGTCAGTGATCCCTGGGGATACCAGGTCTGGCAGAATGGCCATGGGCTGGGGTTGGGTGATCAGTGAGTTGTTGTTCTGAGAAATCAATAGATTTATGTCCCATTTTTAGGTTTTGGATCCTGGGCCAGTTTGGTCACCCAGAGGAACTGATAAGATCCCTGATAAGATTTTCCACAGCAAAACTTACGGTTTTGTGGTTTTAGAAATGTGCTTTCTCAACATATGttatagtttttctttctcttctagtGTAGTGGAAAATGCTTTGTCATCTTAGAGGGATGTGAGTCGTTGTCTGCGTCTTTCTAAGAACTGAGCAGAAATGTTCTTTTGGGTCCTCATTGGCACTTCTGCCTTCTGTTGTCTGTTACAGGGAAAGTGACAGCCAGGAACGATTTCTAGCATAATACTCTGTGTCTCCCTCAGCCCTGGAAGTCTGGGTTTATTGctactttaggggaaaaaaaatcttttgtttgCAGTATGCAAACCCATCCACTTTTATGTGCCTTTTTGGGTCCAGACCCCCAGAAGAGACACCATCGCCCATCTTGGTGTCTCTGGGAAGAGCCATTTCAGCTGGAGGATGGAGCCTCCTCCCTCTGGCCCCTGGGATGCAGGGGAGGCACAGAGCCGGCACTGCTGAGCACGTGGGTGTTTTCCCTTCAGGGTGTCTGATTCCTCTCTGAAAAAGTGGAGATGTAAAAGCTGCCAGACCATGAGCCTCGATTGCCTTCAATTCATaatcagcacagctcagctccttGTTCTGTGTGATGCCAGACTCTGATCCCCATCTCCCGTGGCTGTCATACCTCAAAATGCCTACAGACACACCAGGGTGATATAAACAATACATATATAGAGACGTGCATGTGTATTGTAATAATGATGTTATTCTTATCACagtaatgattttattttttttcacagttaGGATTTCCCAGggctttcattaaaaatatttacttttatacAGATGCACAAAATACTCAGTAAATACCACAGTCTGTTTTCAGGATGAATCTCTCTTTTAATAGTTTACAAATTCTGAAACCCTTGACACCATTGCTCTTGTCATGGTCTAAATCCAGAGGAAACCCCCTGCAAGGCACCATCCTCTTGGGTCCCATCTGCTGCCTCGGGCTCAGTGCCCTTCTTGTGTTCCCCTGCCCCATCTCCAGCGGGTGCTCCCTGAGCATCCTGTGAGGCTGTTTCTGGGAGGGATGAGCATCATGATCAGCCCCTGAGACCCACACACCAGCACCAGGTTATCCAAGGGCTGTATGGTGTGGGAGTTTTCTTGCCTCAGCTCTGGCAACAAAATCAGTCCCAAATAGCTGCATCAATGTATATGGACACCTCAGATCCTGgtggcagttttgggcccctcatgccaagaaaggccttgaggtgctggagcgagttgagagaagggaacggagctggtgaggggctggagcacaagtgtgatgggagcggctgagggacctggggggttcagctggagaacaggagctgaggggagaccttctgatctctgaactgcctgaaaggagcttggagccaggggggtcgggctctgctccccaggaacaagcgccaggagcagaggaaatggcctcaagttgcgccaggggagggtgaggttggatgtggggaacaatttcttccccaaagggctgtggggcattggaacaggctgcccagggcagtgctggagtcaccatccctggagggttggacagacggacatgaggttctcaggacatggggcagtgccaggggtgggttatgggtggactagatgagcttgagggtctttcccaaccaaaattattctataatgctatgattctatgatatggcAAATATATCCCCAGCTCTGGGCAGGGTGATTCCTGGGTACAGATATGGGCTCATGGTGACACGGGCACTACAAGCCTCTGCCTTTCTGTCTGTGCTCTGGGCCACCTTCCTGCActactcttcctcctccttttttgtaAAATGTGGTGTGAAGATGACCACAGATGCCTCCTTCATGATCACACTGCTGTTTGTAGGACTTGCAGGCAGCTGTCAGCTCTCAGAGAGATGCCAGCTGCCTTTGCCTTGCTCGTGCGAGCTGTGTTCACAGCTCCGTGCCCGGGGGTGTGGGTTGACGAGCGCGCTGTGTTCCTCAGATGCACTTTGAGGGCTCCTCTGAGCTGTCACGCGTAGGTGGGTGTAAGATCAAGAAAGACGTGAGCAACTCAGGGCTCCCTGCGAGCTCTTGGAATAGCGGTGAGGAGTCAGCCGAGGTACCTGGAGTAGGTGTCTGCTGGGGGTGGCTTGAACGTGAACCAGGTTGCTGAGGATGTTGGCACGTGGGGTTGTCTGTGACAGGCTCAAACAGTGCATGGGTTGGTTGGTGCTCCCCGATGGTCCTGTGCTGTGTGTCCTTCCACAGGAAACCCCAGGGCTGCAGGATTGCTGCCAGTGCCACAGGGACAGGTGGGGCTTGTACCCAAGAGGGACTGCGGAGGTTCGAAACATTTTGGGGTGACCCCATTGCAGGTCTCCCCACTCCTGTCCCGGCTCCTGCTGTTCCCTGGAACAAGGTCAGCTCTGGGCACTCAGCTTTGTGCCGGTCTCAGTCCTCAGGGTGAAGCTGCTGGGCTCTGACACTCCGGTACGGGGCTGGGTGGCACCCAATGGCCAAGGTGCAGCAGCTCTCTGCCCTGAGCCTTTTTTGTTGCGCTGCCCTATGGGCACCAGGGGTCCAGGCAGGACGAACCCAAACCCTCATTGTTCGTCCAACAGCACCAGTCTAGAGCCGATCAGAGTAACTTACAGGCCAACAGTTGTGTCTGCTCCATCTCCTGCATCTCTGGCGGGACACCAGATGTCTCCTTGCAGGGACAGaccctgccctggggctgggcCCTGGCAGGGACATTGCAAGGGACATTTCGTCTCTGGACGGGTGTCTCCAGAGATGGGCTGGTCTTGGAGGCACAGAGGAAAACCACCTGTGCTCAGAAGAGGGACACACCTGCTAAGCCTCATGTCCCAGCTAAATGAAAGCTTGATGAAATAGTTCTAAATATCTTATAGTGAAACATATTTTTATCCATCCTCAGCTCTTGGAAGAGCTGATCCATTTTAGCTGCAGTTCTCAGAAAACTTTCCCTGAAACAGCCGGCGTGTAAAATTTCAACCCCTAAAGGTTTTAATTGACTATAATGAGGCCAGTGATGTAATTTAACTAGCTGCCAGTAGTCATGAGTACTGATTAAATACTTTATAAAAAGAGTGAGCCAGGCTACCTGAATGTAATCTGTGCCCTTTTCACACCTCCTGCTTcgtgatttttcctttcttgttttgcAAAGCAGGACATTCAGATAGGGGAAGCTTGTGGGGGTTTTGACAGCATAGAAAAGGGAATAAAGAACACTATTATCATTTGAGCTACTGTCATTGCAAAGCATTGTAATAGAGGCAAAGTTCTtaccaaaatatttatttcttgaaaTATTAATTAGATATTACATCAAAATTACAATtaattaaatacagaaaatataacCTAAGAATGaaccttcatttaaaaaaatagatctaTAAATACTATACTTATTTGTCTAGAGCAGAGTTATTGCACCTGATCCTTCCCCTATAAAAAATTAAATAGCAAAACGTTAAAGTCAGATTTTGGTACATTTTCAGTTTCCTAACTAGCTTTCAATGACACGGGAGCACTCCTGACGTGGCTCGCAGCTGGCCAGCAGACGTGGGGTGTCAGGGTCTGTCCCGGGACCTCAGTTCAGCTCCAGGTCGCTCATGTACTCCTGCACCCATTCCTCCTCAGGGTTGGCACAGACTTCGCGACTCTTCTTCGTGACAAACCTGTGGGGTGCAGAGAGGTGAGATTGTGGTGGGAGAACAATGGGTCAGGGGAACCCTGTCCCAAGCCCGGCCTCTCCCAAGGACCAGCAGAATTTGGACATGCAGCACACCATGCCCATCGTGTCAGCAGTGGTGGAGCAGGACCATGGAGCATCACCATGCACCTCGTGTCCCACATACCTCCCATCCCCTGGGACCAGCCTCCATCCCTGTGTTTTGGAAAGGGTCTTTCTGGATCCCCAGCCCAAAGGCAGAGCCCCCCACCACCCCAGAGGAGAGGACTTACACGACGCCCGGCTTGGAGCACTGGCTGCTGGTCTCATAGTATTCCACCACAAAGCTGCGGGGCAGCTGCCGGGAGGTGTAAGAGAAGCAGCAGGAGATCGGTGGGTCAGAGCCAACTGTGAAGAGCAAAGATGGTCATCAGCAGTGGTAAGAGATGGGGAACAGGGCAGAGAGATGGGACCACAGACCCCCGGGACAGGGAGATGGGACCGCAGACCCCCGGGACAGGGAGATGGGACCGCAGACCCCCGGTCTGAGGAGGAGGGAGGACGTAGAGGAGGAAGAGAacagaagagggtttttttcattctCCCTTCAATTCTTTCTCTTCTGGATTCACCCTGGGTTGGCACTGGCAAAGCCCATGAGCTGTGCCATCCCATGGCAGGAGAGCCCCAATGGCCCTGGAGCACCTGCCAGAGCGTGGTCTAAGCCAGGGGTGGAAGGGCTGGCAGAAGGGACCCTGTTCCAGCAGCAACATCTCTCATGTCCCCATTTAGAGAGGACGGGGATATCCCAGACTTACGTGGTGCAGAGGAGGTCTCGTAGCAGAAGGCGGCGATGAGAAGGGCGAGGGCAGCCACAGAGACCTTCATGTCAGCTGAGAAGTGGTGGCCGGAGCTGGAGCAGGCAAGTGGAGCTTGAAAGTCTCTTTTCTGTGCGATGCTGAGGCAGGCAGCAACTCCCCTATTTATGGGGTGAGGAGGTCCGTGCAGTGGCTTGCGTAGGCATGATGGAATTTCCACCAGAGAAGAAGCTGCTGGTGGTGGAGTCTCGTGGTGGAACAGAGCAGCAGCCTCAGCCGGAAGGGTGAAGCTCCCCTTCGATTCAGAGCCTCCTCAGTGAAACAGGATATGAAACACTCACCATCGCTACTTCTACCTCTTTCTTGCATGTCCTTTAGTAAGAAGTTCCTTGTGGAGGTTCCTGCATTGGTCAACAGGCCTCTATTACCCAACCTGCCCAAGCAATTTTGAGGTGAGAGTGCATCCTTCCAAGAGCTGTGCCAAGGGGCTGAAGAGTACAGGTggaacaaggctggtgagggagaGAGGGGTTGAGGTCTCCTCCACCCTGGACTGTCTCCCTCCCACACCTGGACAGCCCGTGCTGCCCCAGTAGCAGGGGATGGGGGCCATCACCAGTGGGCTCCATGTCCTGCACATgcttctgaggggactcagggcATGTCCTGCAGCTGTGGCAGCACTGCGGGCACAGCACAGGTACTGCTGGGCATGAAGTAAGAGTCCCAGAAGCCAAACCACTTGAATTCCCTCCTCAGTTTAAGGGAAGAGAGAGATGAGATGATAGGACATTATGTCCTGGAGATTTCTGCCATACTCCAGGAGACCCTAAATGACCAGTTTAGGTCAGACACTTAAATTTCAATGGCTATTGATAGATGAGGTGAGGTCTATAATTGCTGGGCATGGAGATGCAGAGGGCCAAAAGAAGCATGGAAATGTTGGCCGTGACCCTGAAGAtgaggcaggaggggctgcaagagcagggtgaggaagaagACGCTGCTTCTGAAAGATCAGGATCAGATCACCTGTGAGACAAGGGCAGAAACTGGGATTTCtggcaaaagcagaaaaggtAAAATTGTAGTGACCATATTGTATGACAGAGAGTAAGAGCTCACAGCTCTCTGAGGGTTGGGCAAGGGCTGCAACCAGGGATGGGTCACTGGGAAGAAGTCAGCAGCCT
Encoded proteins:
- the LOC136109876 gene encoding E3 ubiquitin-protein ligase TRIM39 — translated: MSLAGALERLQEEAICPICLEYMSEPVSIDCGHNFCRGCIAKHCQEKGLWSDGPFSCPQCRASCHRSGFRPNRQLANIVESIRQLGLRGGTGTEPGTPLCAQHDERLKLFCEEDEEAICVVCRESLHHRPHTVYPIEEAAQVYKVKLQKSLEHLLKEAEDVKKRESAERMKTQECKETVKKKRERIVSEFGKLHRLLADEEKLLLQKLEEEEKRILLMINENLARLVEQKFLLEELILEIKEKTQQPADGLLKDMKSILSRCEEVKFQAPKAVSMALKEDYSIPERCLGMRDMLKNFKVDVTLDPETAHPELTLSEDRKSVRRGSKKLLLSLFENPRRFSTAPVVLGSQVFFSGRRYWEVQVGDKPEWGLGLCQESASRKGNVLFSPNNGYWVLRLHNNGNYEALTSPISPLTLSVRPRRIGIFLDYEAGEISFYNVSDRSHIYTFTDKFSGNLRPLFFLGAFLGGRNAEPLVISWVRDTQGTGCIVL
- the LOC136110096 gene encoding C-C motif chemokine 4 homolog: MKVSVAALALLIAAFCYETSSAPLGSDPPISCCFSYTSRQLPRSFVVEYYETSSQCSKPGVVFVTKKSREVCANPEEEWVQEYMSDLELN